From a single Melospiza georgiana isolate bMelGeo1 chromosome 5, bMelGeo1.pri, whole genome shotgun sequence genomic region:
- the TEC gene encoding tyrosine-protein kinase Tec, which translates to MNTTTILQEILIKRSQQKKRTSPLNYKERLFVLTKSMLTYYEGRAEKKYRKGSVDISRIKCVEVVKNDGIIPCQNKYPFQVVYDANTLYIFAPSAQSRDQWVRNLKEEIKNNSNIMVKYHPKFWTEGIYQCCRQTEKLAPGCEKYSLFENNVMRLSSSMPEKSARRPPPPVPPVEENGNEEEEIVVAMYDFEPTEHHDLRLEKGEEYTVIEKNDIHWWKARDKYGKQGYIPSNYVTGKKSNNLDQYEWYSRNLNRSKAEQLLRNEDKEGGFVVRDSSQPGLYTVSLYTKFGGEGSSGIRHYHIKETVTSPKQYYLAEKHLFNSIPEIIEYHSHNAAGLVTRLRYPVTPKRTTAPTTAGFSYEKWEINPSELTFMRELGSGLFGVVRLGKWRAQYKVAIKAIREGAMYEEDFIEEAKVMMKLTHPKLVQLYGVCTQQRPIYIVTEFMEHGCLLNYLRQKRGVLSKDTLLTMCQDVCEGMEYLERNSFIHRDLAARNCLVSDSGVVKVSDFGMTRYVLDDQYTSSSGAKFPVKWCPPEVFNYSRFSSKSDVWSFGVLMWEVYTEGKMPFEKSSNYEVVTMVSQGHRLYRPKLACKQMYEMMMMCWQEKPEERPTFEELLHAIIDIAEGEDAF; encoded by the exons AAAAAGTACAGAAAAGGATCTGTGGATATTTCAAGGATTAAATGTGTAGAAGTTGTAAAAAATGATGGTATTATTCCATGTCAAAATAAATATCCTTTTCAG GTTGTATATGATGCTAATACACTTTATATTTTTGCACCGAGTGCACAAAGCCGGGATCAGTGGGTGAGGAACCTGAAAGAAG aAATAAAGAACAACAGCAATATAATGGTAAAATATCATCCTAAATTCTGGACAGAGGGAATTTATCAGTGCTGTAGGCAGACAGAAAAATTAGCACCTGGCTGTGAAAAATATAGTCTTTTTGAAAACA ATGTAATGAGATTGTCTTCTTCAATGCCAGAAAAAAGTGCG AGAAGGCCTCCCCCACCTGTTCCTCCAGTtgaagaaaatgggaatgaaGAGGAGGAGATAGTGGTAGCAATGTATGACTTTGAACCTACAGAACACCATGATTTAAGATTAGAGAAAGGTGAAGAATACACAGTGATTGAGAAGAATGACATTCATTGGTGGAAGGCGAGAGACAAATATGG aaaacaagGATATATTCCAAGCAACTATGTAACAGGAAAGAAGTCCAACAACCTTGATCAATATGA GTGGTACAGCCGAAACCTGAACAGAagcaaggcagagcagctcctcagaaACGAG GATAAAGAAGGTGGTTTTGTGGTGAGAGACTCCAGTCAGCCTGGCCTGTATACTGTTTCCCTTTACACAAAATTTGGAGG ggaaggTTCATCAGGAATAAGACACTACCATATAAAAGAAACCGTGACATCACCAAAACAGTACTACCTCGCAGAAAAACATCTCTTTAACTCCATTCCAGAAATAATTGAATATCACAGCCATAATGCAGCAG GTCTTGTTACCAGGCTGCGCTACCCAGTGACCCCAAAGAGGACGACAGCACCCACAACGGCAGGATTCAGCTATG AGAAGTGGGAGATCAACCCCTCAGAGCTGACCTTcatgagggagctggggagcgGCCTGTTCGGCGTGGTGCGCCTCGGGAAGTGGAGGGCGCAGTACAAGGTGGCCATCAAGGCAATTCGGGAAGGTGCCATGTATGAGGAGGACTTCATTGAAGAAGCTAAAGTTATGAT GAAGCTAACTCATCCTAAACTAGTTCAGCTGTAcggtgtgtgcacacagcagAGGCCCATCTACATCGTGACAGAGTTCATGGAGCATGGCTGCCTTCTCAATTACCTGAGACAAAAACGGGGAGTTTTGAGTAAAGACACTCTGCTTACTATGTGCCAGGATGTGTGTGAGGGAATGGAGTACCTGGAGAGAAACAGCTTTATCCACAGAGACCTG GCTGCCAGGAACTGCTTGGTGAGTGACTCAGGAGTGGTCAAAGTCTCGGATTTTGGAATGACAAG GTATGTCCTTGATGACCAATACACAAGTTCTTCAGGGGCTAAATTTCCAGTGAAATGGTGTCCCCCAGAAGTCTTTAATTACAGCCGATTCAGCAGCAAGTCAGATGTCTGGTCATTTG gtGTTTTAATGTGGGAAGTatatacagaaggaaaaatgccTTTTGAAAAAAGCTCCAACTATGAAGTGGTAACAATGGTTAGCCAAGGACATCGCTTGTATCGGCCCAAGCTGGCCTGTAAGCAGATGTATGAAATGATGATGATGTGCTGGCAGGAG aaaccAGAGGAACGCCCAACTTTTGAAGAGTTGCTTCATGCAATCATTGACATTGCAGAGGGTGAAGATGCGTTTTGA